The Gossypium raimondii isolate GPD5lz chromosome 2, ASM2569854v1, whole genome shotgun sequence genome segment TCCTTATTGGCATGCTAATCATATACTAGCAAACTCACCAAGCTAttaggtttatattttattaattccatttttattaaatgatttccATTTCAACTTAAATTCAGTTTCAGTAACAAATTTTCGTGGCATTTGCCACTataatagaaattaataatagtttCATGGCTTATGCCACTTTAatagaatttaacaaaaatttcatttcacataTTATGCATATATCATTTCAGTCATAAATGTGATTATCAATTACTTAGAgtcttttatttcaattcatagaACTCATAACTAAGTAGGTAATCCTTTTCCTAACTCTACTTTTAGGCATTCAAAGGCCTTCTCACatacatttcaattcacattttAATTAGGCCTTATACCAATTTTCAATGTTCCATGTTTTTTCATAGTATTgtcatttcttatttttagcTTGTATTGACTCTTGTTGACAATATACAAAACTTTACATTTTACATACTTTTTGGCCATAGTGTTATTGTCCAATCTTTTCATATTAATGACATGGTTCATACATGTTCACCGATACTTATATGACAATCAAACTTCttatatcataattttaattaaacatagCAATTCATGGCTACACAATtccacttttaaattttaatgatttatttcacaACATTGTGCCATGGAATTTCACATGATAACTAGTAtaattaaacacttaattataacatcaatttcatagtTTCCTAAGCTTACTAACTTAAAGAAGTATGAGTATCCAAGGTACTTACCTTAATGGATACTTTACAATACATAATCAAGCTTCCATGTACTCCAATCCATCATTAATCAAGCTTTGAAATCCATAAATTTCCATTTCCTTATTCCCATACACCAAAAAtacattcaaaaaataatatagatttattctaagctttctcataacatatttttttttaaaaattaagctaGTGGAGGTGTAGGAAGCTATTTCTTACCTTATTAAAGCTTTCTCACTCTAGCTTCAACTTCTCTCACTAAAACTCCATAAACCCTAGGATGCCGTTGAAGAAATGGATGGATGAATTGAGCTTAGGAGGTTGTTTCCATGGAGATTTTGACAAAAGCTCAAGGTGAAAGATAAGGCTTTTGagagaaaatggagaaaaaaaccaagaaaatggaaaataagaAGAGGAGCCATGGGAGGCTACTATCtgttggagaagaaaaaaatgatggCTGGTGGGAGGGGGAATTCTCCCATTTATAAAGACTAACAAATGTTCCCAAGGCTCAAACTCAACTATTCAAGtctaattttgtcaaaattgtgTATTGATTCTTTAATACGATGttcaaatgatccaaaataattttcaatatcaaatatctcatttaaatattatttccatAATAGAAGTCTCAAGAATTGTTCAAAACCCTTCAtagcaaaattatcattttgttccTTTTTACCCTTTCTCACAATTTCATCTCAAAATTCGACTCTTTGACTGATCCAAATTCTTAATTCAcatttaactcttaatataagTCCTTGGGTGGTGAGAAGTGTAGTTTTGCCCTCTCCTTGgtgaaaataggaaaattacaatatagtccttatattttctaatttttccaatttagtttCAAATTTGCTTTCCATCATACTAATGCATATTTCAACTAATTCTTATGtcattaaatcaataataactcatattttcacattttggTCAAATTGTATTGTCCatgtactttttaaattttccattttagtcccAAATTTGATTTCCATCATACCAATGCATATTTCATCTTATTCTTATATCAATTAATCAATAATAACTTACATTTTCACATTTTGATCAAATTGTACTTTACTCCtcatagttttcaaaattttcaatttatttttatttgtcataCTTTCTCCTTACAACTCTTTTTAGGTATTTCCTTCtccattttcacattttgatcaaattacacttgtatttttcaaattttacaatttgaattttttttgtcataCTTATACTTTTACaactcttttaaatatttagaatttcttttttataattgaagGTGGAGAATGAAATTATTTGGGATCCCAAACATTTATATGTAcatagattttgaaaaaaaatgttattgattttgTAACTTCTGTTTTATAAGTTAATGATCTAAAAAGAAACTTACTGAACTATATAATATAGTTTCcccgaaattaaattatagaggAGAAAACGGCAGGAGCAGGGTAGCGTTTAAGCAAACAAGAATCTTTCACCACTTCGTTTTTAATACggtaaatgaataaacaaactCCATCTCTTATGATTTcctattttctctttaaattctCTGCTTTTCTCAACATTTTCTCTGCACTTCAGTACGGATCTCAGtctcaattatttttatcagGCAAAACCGCACTTCTTTACATTCCCTCCGGTATTGTAAATAAAACTGCTTCCTCAATTTTATATACGCTTGCGAATTTTTCTCCTTATTTTATGTTCTCATAGCGTGAATTCTTGTTGTAGAATGGCTAGTTTTGTTGTTTTCATGTTGAACTGCGTCAAACTTCTTCTGTTAGAAGAAATTAGATACATTGAAGAAGTCTAGTCACTTTTTAATGGAATCTTGTGTTTATACGATCAAATAATCTAGTTATTTTTCCCTTATTTCATTATTGTTAAAGGATTCATCTTTTCGTTCATGTGATTTTTTTCCGTACAGAAGTTGCTgttaaattattgataaaaaatctatcaatagagaatttaatattcttatcttaaatgatttattcttGAATATTTTCTTTCTGTGTTTGATGTCAAATTGTTCGCTTTTCAGGTACATAGCTGCATGCAAGATTGTCTGATTCACATTTTCGGTATCTTGGGAAGACAATTTGTAATTATCGGTATAGTTAGTTAGAAACTTAGAAAAAGATATGTCGACTGTACCAGTAAGAAGGGTTTCTCGTCAAGATATACAGTTGGTAAGATTTTGACCTTGATCTTTATACTTAATGAATGATCTTCTATAGTGAACTGAATCCCCATGTATTAATTCTGTGGTAGGTATAAATTTATGTAAACTGAATCCCTGTGTATTAATTCTGTGGTAggtataaatttatgtattcattttgttattttcattttccctTATGAAAACTTAGATTTCTTGCTAAATTATTACTTTATGCTGGGAAGAGTGTAGTTGTGTAATTATTGTGGGTTGAGTGCTATGTGGATATAGTTGTTTAGTTGGTAATTCACAtagaagaaattttttaatgtttctatggattttaatttttagagcTTTTTAGAAGAATGGACTAATAGATGGAAATAATAACAAACGAAAATAAGGTTGTAAGTTTATAagagttcaaatttaaaagcaaAAGCATGGGCTAAATTATTGAAGTTTTGGAATCTACTTTTCATTTATGGAATTGACCCTTGATCAGCTCAGATACCAGTAAAAAACCTTCTCAAGAGCAATAGATTGTTTGTAATTTGTAACTGTGACAAGTTTTGTATTACTAAATAATATGTGCAAAGATAAAGGTAGGGAAAAAGGAAGTTGCTTCCTTTATACGATAAAGTGTAAAGATACAAAAGATAGAGGGTAGTGGAGATCTTTTTAAGGAAAGTGACACTTAATGTGGAAAACTAAATTTTGCTGACTTAGAGATCTTTGCTGATATTTCTTATAGCCAAGTTATGCTATCCATCTAGATGGCTGCTTTTTTTTCACTATAGAAATCACATGCAATTTCTGATCTCAGCCTTGGTCTATTCTTCTCCTGATTAATTTCACTTGATCTATCCAAGTACTAACATCTTAGAGGAAACATAGACCTTGTCCTAGAATCTAAATTGCCAATAGCCTGCGGTGACATAGAAAAACAGACAAACAAATCCTTGGTGAGTCGTTACTAACTTTCATTGTGTTTGGTTTTTAGTtgtatatcaaaataaaatcttgtCTTTGAATTTTGTGTTGTTGGACCAACCACCTTGTGGGAATGCTAGAGATATGGTTATTGTTGGGATTCTTTTTCATTGAGTTTTGGACTGTATGGAGCTTATAATGTCATTCCTGATTGTCTTAGCAATTAGCGTTGAATGCATCTTCATATGCTAACTATGAAAAGTTTAGATAAcagaaaatgataattttaactGAAGACTATTACCTGCTATTTAACCTTTCTGATGAATATCCGGATTAAATTCTTGACACGGTATTAGTCTCATACTTAAGGAGAGAGGAGCGGAGAAAGGAGAAACggaaaatattgtataaaactgtTTTTATTACCCCCAAGCAAAATTAAGATTTATATCTGAATTCTGATGTTCTATTTTTTCTACATGGTAAAATGCTGTTCATCCTTTTGTTTGTGTGCATTGAGCTGTTTCTACTGTCTTAGATTTGTTTGGCATGTAGGCTTTCTGTGAGGTGGTATGTTGTCTATGATGGCTAATGTTGTTTTTACTCTAATGTGTGAATTTAGGTTCAAAACCTTATAGAAAGATGCCTTCAACTCTACATGACGCAGAAGGAAGTTGTGGAAACTCTGCTGGCTCAGGCCAAAATTGAGCCTGGTTTTACTGAACTTGGTAACAAaaagttcaaatattttattttctcataacAGCCATGCTTCTTCTTGGTTGCCCATCCTTATTGGAAACCCCACTAGCTTGATAGCTATAGCCTATTATAAGAAGAGATACTCTAAATCCATGTAATGGCTTTGCCCTACATCTGCCAACCCTTATGAAAAgaataagaacaaaaaagaaagtagGCCCCACTTTTTAGAAGCAGGGTTTGCAGTCCAGGACCCGTTTCTCAGATAGATTGACTTGCCCTTTggtaaaaatctattttaaggACCTTTTTATTACCTAGGCTTTAACTTATTGTTGGGATTATTGGCAATGTACAGTGATTGTTGTCAATCACGGGATTCTGACAACATTTTACAGTCACTAAATAATGTTagtcttttttaaaaaaaattttatttccttgtACTAAATGTTTCATGTTTATCAGTTTGGCAAAAGCTTGAAGAAGAGAATCGAGAATTCTTCCAGGCTTATTATCTCAGACTGATGGTAAAGCAACAAATAATGGAATTCAACAAGCTACTTGAGCAACAGGTGCAACTCATGCATCAGATTCATCCATCTGGAGTTTCCTCAATCTCTAATTTGAATGGACCTCACTTGTCACAGAGTAAGATTGCTTTTTGCCTAGTTGGGcatgttattttcatttctgTTTAATAGCAAATATTCCAAATTTGTGGAATTGGCTCTTTTTGGCTAAACAATCATTACACATTTTTATCTAGCAGCAGAGATTGAGTGTAGTTTcttattctcattttattttaatataactgTAAAGATGAATAAAGATAGAAGAAGGTTTGGCTAAGTTATTCTTTAACTCTGATTGTTGACAAAAACCATAAAGACTTCATTTTACTTCTTACTTATCTGTAACTGTGTAGAATTTGGATATTGGCAGGCTTGGACATCAGGTGATCACTTATAAACTTATTTCCTGTATCCACTTCTGATAAAAGGGACCAGTTGTatgaaaatttcttattttgcttATCTTGTTTTGGTCTATTTACTTTCTCAGTATTCCTTTATCTTTCTTGCAGTTTATCCATTGAATTTTGAGTATGTAGCAATctattgataattattgaatttcCCCAAGTTTAGTTTCTGAAAATCTGAAAGCCAAGCTTTGGCTTTCTCCAGGTTTCAACATTTTGCTACTGATATAGCTTTCTCTTATAGTGCCCCAGAACTCATCCTGCTGTGCGCCAGAGAACGCAGGAAAAGCTCTGAAGCAGGAGAGCTTGCAGCATCTCATGGGATCTAGTTTGCCTAATGTATTCAGTAATAGTAGTTCATCTTTGTACATTGGAACACATGCTAGTATTGAGCTTCCTACCCATGCCAGCAGGATTCATGCACCATCAGCCATGCTTTCAACTCAGAATTCAAATTTGGGTTTGATGCAAGAAATAAATGGGAAGATGCTAAAATCAGCAGCTGGTTTTTCAGGCAGTTCTGCTTACATGTTTGGTGCTGAGAGCAGTCTTCTAGATACACGTCCAACAATTGAGGATACAGCTTTCAATAGTGCAGAACCAAGCACACAATCACTAAATGAACCACTTCTGGATGCTGACATTTCTTCATTTGGACTTTTAGGCCAGATCTCTCGCAATTTCAATCTTTCAGATCTCGCAGCTGACTTTTCTCCTAGTTCAGGTTTCTTTCTGTCAATTTGTATGGGCACATGCATTTGCCCTGTAGCACATATTTTCTGCGTGCATCCATGTCTTCATTGTGAGTCTGTTTTAGACATTATGCTGGATTTAGCCAAGGTTGGAGGCCTTTTATGTGTTCCCtatctaaaatattttctccAGTTCATAAGCAAGTACTTGGCCCTGTTACCATTAGttaattcattcatgaaaaTCACAATATTTTAAGCATAGTCTATTAATAATTtcagatatatttattttcatatagaCGTGATCCAAATAAAGATATCTAGTTATACTTTAAGAATAACCTCTCTCAGGTATACTGGAAAGCTACCCCCGATTACTCTTTTTAGGAACACATAATGAAAATTTCCTGGATACTCATGAAAGAGAACATCAAGGTGATATTCTTTTCTCCACTGTCTTCCCGTCCAAACTTTTATTCGTTGATTTGTTAACTGTGATTTACAAAGAGcaagatattttttatatctgTGGATTATAGGAGAGAACAAAAGGTTGGACACCATATCAGAGGGATTAAGCTTTGATGGTTATAGAAATAAGTAGCTCTGCAAAGGCAATGGTACAGGTTTACAAAGAGTATatcaatttagtttattttttcctCATCAGCTGTGCTAGCAACTGTTTGGAATTTACTTGCATGGTAGATTCTTTGAGAAGTTTTTGCATCTACTAAGATACTTTTTACTCCCAATATCACTTTTTATTTCCAATATCATGTTTTTCTGAGTTTCATCCTTCTCTTGTCAGTATACGTTTTGTTGTATCATAGATTCATATCTTAAAATAACCAAGTATTAATTAATCTTTGATTTGACCGATGGTTTTTTCCAGTTACATGTTTGTTccaactattagaatttaacaaTGGCATATAAAAAATCTAGTTAGTTGTCTGTatttctcctctttttctctGCTTGATGTTTCACTGTATCATCTGTGAAGTTACAAAAGATGGTTTAATGAGCATTTTGATAGGTTTGTATGCGCTCCCTTCAACTTTAATTAATTGCATTTGGTGTTCTAATATAATGATCGAGTTCATTCTTCACTGCTAAATTTGGTGATCTTATTTTAACTGCAAGAAAATCCTTGCATATTTTTAGATGAAACTACATATGCACTGCGTCTAAGTTCATTTATTTTTGCACATCTAGTTAACTGAAGAATGCTCATGGTTATTGTATAAGTAATGGAATGGATTCTAACCATTTTATTACAAGGTAGTCAATGTGATCATATTTTAATCTTCTCTCTCAACTTGCTAATGTTACATTAGCTATTTGTGAGAATATTTTCTTCCTTGgcaatttattatatttggtaTTCAACTATCActtacaacttttttttttcttttgtacgATGTATTACTGCAGGTCCAACTGCTGCTCTAGGCAAACAAAGGTTTGTATATAACATTTTGGAAGCTGAAAAATTCAACTCCTTTGGTTTATAGACAGTTCACTGACGATGATTGGATGGTTCGAAGATTGGAAAacaggttaaaaat includes the following:
- the LOC105788326 gene encoding uncharacterized protein LOC105788326 isoform X3, whose amino-acid sequence is MSTVPVRRVSRQDIQLVQNLIERCLQLYMTQKEVVETLLAQAKIEPGFTELVWQKLEEENREFFQAYYLRLMVKQQIMEFNKLLEQQVQLMHQIHPSGVSSISNLNGPHLSQMPQNSSCCAPENAGKALKQESLQHLMGSSLPNVFSNSSSSLYIGTHASIELPTHASRIHAPSAMLSTQNSNLGLMQEINGKMLKSAAGFSGSSAYMFGAESSLLDTRPTIEDTAFNSAEPSTQSLNEPLLDADISSFGLLGQISRNFNLSDLAADFSPSSGILESYPRLLFLGTHNENFLDTHEREHQGENKRLDTISEGLSFDGYRNK
- the LOC105788326 gene encoding uncharacterized protein LOC105788326 isoform X1 is translated as MSTVPVRRVSRQDIQLVQNLIERCLQLYMTQKEVVETLLAQAKIEPGFTELVWQKLEEENREFFQAYYLRLMVKQQIMEFNKLLEQQVQLMHQIHPSGVSSISNLNGPHLSQMPQNSSCCAPENAGKALKQESLQHLMGSSLPNVFSNSSSSLYIGTHASIELPTHASRIHAPSAMLSTQNSNLGLMQEINGKMLKSAAGFSGSSAYMFGAESSLLDTRPTIEDTAFNSAEPSTQSLNEPLLDADISSFGLLGQISRNFNLSDLAADFSPSSGFFLSICMGTCICPVAHIFCVHPCLHCESVLDIMLDLAKVGGLLCVPYLKYFLQFISKYLALLPLVNSFMKITIF
- the LOC105788326 gene encoding uncharacterized protein LOC105788326 isoform X5 — protein: MSTVPVRRVSRQDIQLVQNLIERCLQLYMTQKEVVETLLAQAKIEPGFTELVWQKLEEENREFFQAYYLRLMVKQQIMEFNKLLEQQVQLMHQIHPSGVSSISNLNGPHLSQMPQNSSCCAPENAGKALKQESLQHLMGSSLPNVFSNSSSSLYIGTHASIELPTHASRIHAPSAMLSTQNSNLGLMQEINGKMLKSAAGFSGSSAYMFGAESSLLDTRPTIEDTAFNSAEPSTQSLNEPLLDADISSFGLLGQISRNFNLSDLAADFSPSSGPTAALGKQRFVYNILEAEKFNSFGL
- the LOC105788326 gene encoding uncharacterized protein LOC105788326 isoform X2 gives rise to the protein MSTVPVRRVSRQDIQLVQNLIERCLQLYMTQKEVVETLLAQAKIEPGFTELVWQKLEEENREFFQAYYLRLMVKQQIMEFNKLLEQQVQLMHQIHPSGVSSISNLNGPHLSQMPQNSSCCAPENAGKALKQESLQHLMGSSLPNVFSNSSSSLYIGTHASIELPTHASRIHAPSAMLSTQNSNLGLMQEINGKMLKSAAGFSGSSAYMFGAESSLLDTRPTIEDTAFNSAEPSTQSLNEPLLDADISSFGLLGQISRNFNLSDLAADFSPSSGILESYPRLLFLGTHNENFLDTHEREHQGDILFSTVFPSKLLFVDLLTVIYKEQDIFYICGL
- the LOC105788326 gene encoding uncharacterized protein LOC105788326 isoform X4, which codes for MTQKEVVETLLAQAKIEPGFTELVWQKLEEENREFFQAYYLRLMVKQQIMEFNKLLEQQVQLMHQIHPSGVSSISNLNGPHLSQMPQNSSCCAPENAGKALKQESLQHLMGSSLPNVFSNSSSSLYIGTHASIELPTHASRIHAPSAMLSTQNSNLGLMQEINGKMLKSAAGFSGSSAYMFGAESSLLDTRPTIEDTAFNSAEPSTQSLNEPLLDADISSFGLLGQISRNFNLSDLAADFSPSSGFFLSICMGTCICPVAHIFCVHPCLHCESVLDIMLDLAKVGGLLCVPYLKYFLQFISKYLALLPLVNSFMKITIF